The nucleotide window GCGGCGGTATCAGGAACCTGCAGGATATCCGCGACGTACTCCTCGCAGGGGCGGACAAGGTCACCATCAACACGGCAGCGATAGAGAGGCCGGAGATCGTGCGGGAGGCGAGCGATGTCTTCGGGAGCCAGTGTATCTGCGTTGCCATCGATGCGAAGAGGAGCGGTGCCGGTTTCGAGGTTTACACGTACGGAGGACGCAAGCCTACCGGCGTAGAGGCAATCGGCTGGGCAAAGAAAGTGGAGGAACTGGGAGCTGGAGAGATCCTGTTGACGAGCATGGATCGCGATGGCACTAAGATCGGTTACGATATACCACTGACAAGGGCTATCTCCGAGGCGGTCAATATACCCGTGATCGCGTCCGGCGGGGTAGGGACCCTGGAACATTTATACGAAGGGCTGGTAGACGGCAAAGCGGACGCGGTGCTTGCCGCATCCATCTTTCACTACCGCGAATACACAGTGATAGAAGCGAAAGAGTACTTGCGGCAGAGGGGAGTAGCAGTAAGACTATGAAACAAAATTCTAATATCGAATTTCTAATATCTAAACAATATCAAATTTCCAATTTCCAAAATTGAGACTGAATCGTCCTTTTTTGACATTCGATCTTTGAGCATTGTTTAGGATTTAGATATTAGATATTCGGATTTACACGGGGTCGGTCGCGGCTCACTGGGAGATTCCATGGCAGAAATGAATAAGGATCAGATAAAATGGGATGAGCGGGGATTGACCCCTGTTGTTGTTCAGGATGAGCGCACGAAAGAGGTGGTTATGGTCGCCTACATGAACCAGGAGGCCTTTGACTTAACCCTGAAGACGAAGAGGGCTCACTATTACTCCCGTTCGAGGAAGAAGATATGGCTCAAGGGAGAAACATCGGGTCATTTCCAGCAGGTGAAGTCAATCCGTCTCGACTGCGACAACGATACGCTGCTCCTTCTGGTGGACCAGAAAACAGCCGCGTGCCACACCGGCTACTTTAGCTGCTTTTACCGTGCGTGGGATAATGAATGGAAAGTAATCGGCGAGAAAGTGTTCGATGAGAAGGAAGTTTACCGCAGCGCTCCGTCAGACGGCCCCGAGGGTGGTGCAAAGGATGGCGCATAGGCTTGAACTGATTTTCGTCACCTGCGGCTACGTCGGCTATCTTCCCTACGCACCAGGAACATGGGCTTCAATTGTCGGCTGTGTTCTACTCTATCTGCTTCCCGGGGTTCTCAATCATCCCGTCACCGTGATGCTTATCGCGATAGCTGCCATTCTCTGCATTAACCGCCTGGAATTGGCTGAAGGAGATCCCGGCTACATCGTTGTTGACGAACTGGCAGGCATCTGTGTTACCATGGTTGGCCAGGGGCTGGGCTTTTCCAATCTGTTGAAGGGATTCATCCTGTTTCGGATATTTGATATTCTGAAGCCGTTTCCCGTACGACGCCTTGAGAGGCTCCCTAAAGGTTACGGGATCGTGGCGGACGACCTCATGGCTGGCATCTATGCGAACGCAGCGCTTCTCCTGCTGGGCAGGTTGCGTTGAAGCTCGAAGAGCGTTTAGGGGAGCTGCTTCGGAAGAAACGGATGAAGCTGGCTGTGGCAGAATCCTGCACCGGTGGGCTTATCTCGAGCAGGATCACGGATATTGCGGGCTCCTCCGACTACTTTGAAGCAGGTACTGTTGTGTATAGCAACCGGGCAAAGCAATCCTTTCTCTCGGTACCGGCAGAGATACTGGAGAAGTATGGTGCAGTGAGCCGGGAGACAGCTGAAAAAATGGCTGAAGGGGTACGCGCAAAGACAGGTGCTGACATCGGCCTCTCGGTCACCGGCATAGCGGGCCCGACAGGCGGCAGTGCGGAGAAGCCCGTGGGAACGGTCTATGTGGGCCTCGCGACAGACCAACGGCTCTTCTTCAGGAAATTTCAGTTCAAAGGAGAGCGGCTGGCGATAAAAGAACAGACGTCGAATGAAGCTCTGCAATTTGTGATCGATCTCCTGGAAGGCAATGTTGCATGAGAAGCTTTCTGGCCCTCGAAGTATCAGCACCGGTAGCTGACTATCTCGGCAGCATTATTGCAGGGCTTTCCAGGCGTACGCGCGACATTAAATGGGTGAAGAGGGATGCTATTCACGTCACCCTTAAGTTTCTTGGCGAGATCGAAGAGGCGCTGGCCGGAAAATTACGTGACGCACTGGCGCCGATGGGCAGCCGGTTCACTCCGTTTGTGGTAAGCTTGAAAGGGATCGATGCCTTCCCAAACAGACGGCGTGCGCGTGTTGTGATCGTGCGGCTGGATAAGGGCACGGAAGAAATGAAGTCGATCTACGAAGCAGTGGAAGAAGCGCTCACAGAATTCAAATTCGATCGCGAAGCCAGGGAGTACACTGCACACATCACTCTCGGAAGGGCAAGAACGCCTGCGCCTTTTCCTGATGGAGACCTTCCTCCCCTGGAGAAGATGGAGTTTTGGGTGGATGGGCTAGTGCTGTTCAAGAGTACGCTTACACCCGGCGGGGCTATCTACACGCC belongs to Syntrophorhabdales bacterium and includes:
- the thpR gene encoding RNA 2',3'-cyclic phosphodiesterase, producing the protein MRSFLALEVSAPVADYLGSIIAGLSRRTRDIKWVKRDAIHVTLKFLGEIEEALAGKLRDALAPMGSRFTPFVVSLKGIDAFPNRRRARVVIVRLDKGTEEMKSIYEAVEEALTEFKFDREAREYTAHITLGRARTPAPFPDGDLPPLEKMEFWVDGLVLFKSTLTPGGAIYTPVWKIKFGGDNDEGRSESNKSA
- a CDS encoding phosphatidylglycerophosphatase A, with the protein product MAHRLELIFVTCGYVGYLPYAPGTWASIVGCVLLYLLPGVLNHPVTVMLIAIAAILCINRLELAEGDPGYIVVDELAGICVTMVGQGLGFSNLLKGFILFRIFDILKPFPVRRLERLPKGYGIVADDLMAGIYANAALLLLGRLR
- a CDS encoding CinA family protein, which produces MKLEERLGELLRKKRMKLAVAESCTGGLISSRITDIAGSSDYFEAGTVVYSNRAKQSFLSVPAEILEKYGAVSRETAEKMAEGVRAKTGADIGLSVTGIAGPTGGSAEKPVGTVYVGLATDQRLFFRKFQFKGERLAIKEQTSNEALQFVIDLLEGNVA
- the hisI gene encoding phosphoribosyl-AMP cyclohydrolase — its product is MAEMNKDQIKWDERGLTPVVVQDERTKEVVMVAYMNQEAFDLTLKTKRAHYYSRSRKKIWLKGETSGHFQQVKSIRLDCDNDTLLLLVDQKTAACHTGYFSCFYRAWDNEWKVIGEKVFDEKEVYRSAPSDGPEGGAKDGA
- the hisF gene encoding imidazole glycerol phosphate synthase subunit HisF — translated: MLTKRIIPCLDVMEGRVVKGMNFVNLMDAGDPVVNAKAYEKQLADELCFLDITASHEKRRTILNVIEDVAREVFMPLTAGGGIRNLQDIRDVLLAGADKVTINTAAIERPEIVREASDVFGSQCICVAIDAKRSGAGFEVYTYGGRKPTGVEAIGWAKKVEELGAGEILLTSMDRDGTKIGYDIPLTRAISEAVNIPVIASGGVGTLEHLYEGLVDGKADAVLAASIFHYREYTVIEAKEYLRQRGVAVRL